The Eubacterium maltosivorans genome includes the window TCTTCCTGATTCCAAAGTGCCGGGCGTGGGCCGATGAGGCTCATTTCGCCTTTGATGATGTTGAAAATCTGTGGCAGCTCGTCCAGGCTGGTCTTTCTTAAAAACCTGCCGACCTTTGTAATGTACTGATCGGGGTTCTTGAGCATATGGGTGGGCGTATCCTTTGGGGTGTCGATGGACATGGTCCGGAATTTATAAATATTAAATAGCTGTTTATGGATTCCCACGCGTTTTTGTTTGAAAAGAATGGGGCCTTTGGAATCGGCTTTAATGGCAATGACAAGGATGCCGTAAACGGGTGAAAGAATGACCAGTCCGACTGTTGACAGTGAAAAATCCAGTATGCGCTTGATATATTTTTGATAGATCATCTTACACTCCTATTTCAAAGCTGTATTCTGGTTCTTCTTCCTTATTATCAGTATCTTCTTCTTCTGGAATAAAAACTTCTTTTCTATCTCCCATTTTTTTTCCTTTTATATTTTATATTAAAACTCATCTAAATTTAACATCTAAAAAAATCAGAGCCCTCACGCTCTTCTTTTTCTTACAAAACATCGACTTTTTCAATATCGAAACCTATTATAACATTTGCTCCTAAGAATTGCACGTAAAATTTTGAAATAATTAAAAAAATTTATTTAAATTCGATTTATAATGGTTGTTTTCTAATAATTTGGGTATAGTGTCTGCCTTTGACGACCGTACGAAACGGACGGTCGTCTTTTCAATTCTTTATTCGGGGCTCTGCACAATTTTATAATACGCGCACAGCTCTGCTTTCATTTTACGGGTATATTCCTTTAGCATCTGGTACAGCTGTTCCCTGTATTTGGCCAGGCCCTTTCTGTAGAACTGGGCAAAGGCGTCGTGTTTTGCGGTTCTCTTTTCCTTTTTAAAGAGGCCTTGAAAAAACTGGCCGATATTGTCGCCTGCGGCCTGGAGGGCATCGGTAAGGTGGAGCTTCATTCTCAGGGCTTCCAGAGGTTTTCTGGGCTTTTTGGCAAACCCGACGGGGTTTTGCTCGAGGTGGTCGCAGAACTTCCAGTAATAGCGGTAGGCTTCGGAGATAAGGGTATCGTAGGACTGCTCGATATCGCTCTGCGCTTCCTCCGCGTAGGCGGTAAAGAGGCGGTTTCGTTCCTTCTCTTTGTGGGAGCTGATACCGCCGGGCTTTCTGAGGTCGGCGTCGATGCGGTAGCAGCAGCGGGTATACCAGGTCTCGATGATCTCTCTGCCCTCCTCCTCAAAAATATGGGGGATCTTCTGGCTGATGGCGCTCAGCAGGCCGGCCTTAATCCGGCTGATAATGGCTTCCCGGCCATAGGCCTGGGTCTTTTTCCCGGTGAGCAGGGTTTTGGACTGGCTGTTGACCGGGAGGATATCCTCCTCGGGCACATGGCCGCTCTGGGCAATGGTCTGGAGCATGGTCATGAGGTTATCCTGCCCTCCTGCCACATCGGCGTGGGTCAGAGCCACGATCACCTGGTTGCCCCCCTGGCGGAGGCTCTCGATGATCTCAAGGTCGAAGTCCTCTACCCGGGCGGCTTTGGCCGAAATACAGTAAATGATGGTATGAAACCACTCGGTGATCTCGGGCACGTCATGGGCTTTAAGGGTATCGTCTATGAGCTGCTTCCAGTCTCTGGCCTTATCGGCCTCCAGGCCCCAGGAATCGTACAGGTGCAGGGTAAAATCCGGGGACAGGGTCACTGCCTCCTCGTAAATGCCCATGCCGGTAACAGGCCGCCCTGCCCCGGTAGCGTAGACGTTTCTGCCAAAGATATAATTGAAGAGGGCGGTCTTCCCGGACCCGGTTTTGCCCAGGATAAGCACATTGGCGTCAAGTGTCTTTTCCATTTTTATGCTCCTTCAGCCAGCTTTCCACAAAGCCGGAAAGGATGGCACTGTCAAAGAATTCCGGATAGGACTGGGGCTTGCTGCCCTCAAACACGGCTTTTGAGTAGTTGGCACAGCTCTGGGACAGGGCCGCGCCGATGGCGGCGGTAAAGGTGGAGGCCACAACGGTGTTCACGGCAATGCCGGCCGCGGTGCCCACGCCGGGAATCATCTTGAGCACTCCGGCGGTCAGACTCTGGGCCAGCATGCGCCCTGCCTGGGTCACCACCAGGCTGCCCACAAAGGAGATGAGCTCCTCGGAGACTTTATCCAGCCCATAGGTTCTTAAAATATGCATGGCCATGGAGACCTGTATGGGTTCCAAAAGCACCGCGTCTGAAAACGGAATGGGCGTCGCGGCCACACCTGCCGCCGCGGTGGTATAAATAGGGATGATCTTTTTTGTGACCAGTTCCTGCTTTTTCTGAACATGGCCTGCCAGCGATCCGATAAAGCCTTCCTTTAAAGAGTCGTCCAGCTCGCGGATAGCCCAGTCGATCAGGGCCTCCCACTCAATATAAGGCTCCATTACCTCCTGGATATATTGATCCTCATGGGCGCTGGTGGCAAAGCAATGGACATTACAGTTTTCTGTGACGGCTCTGAACATCTCACGGTATTCCTCATAGTCCACGCAGTCCAGCTGGGTCAGTACCACAACAGTTGGAATATTTTTTTCTAAAAGGGTCTGCACCACAGAGATATCCATATCGGTCACCCGCTTGTTGGCAGCGGAGATACAGTACCAGGCCTCGTGGATCTGACCGGCCAGCCCTCCCTCCCGGCGTTCCTCAATCCATTTTTCCACATTGTCCCGATAGGCGGAGATTTTTTCCTCGCCGATCTCATAACCTTCGGTGTCGAAAAGATTGACGCTGGTTTCCTCACTGCTGTACTCGGTAATGCCTCTGGTCAACGGCCTTCCTGTGCCGGTGGCGGCCACATTTTTGCCAAAAATCCAGTTGACCACGGTGCTTTTGCCTGCTCCGGTGGCCCCGCAGATCAGGATATTAGGCTTTCGGATTCCGGCCGCTACCTTTTCCAGTTCTCTCTGAAAATCAAAATTTTTTACTTTAATATCGCTCATGGTTGCGCCTCTTTTCTCATGGTTGATCCTATAGGTTCATTATACCCTTTTATCCTTTGTTCTTCCACCACAAAAAAACGATGGATCAACGATCCACCGTTTTGGGTATAGTCAATTATTGATTGCAGGGGACGACCGCCAGAGCAGATCAAATAGCGCGGAACCACGAGGCGTGGTTCCCTACAAAATAATGGCGAAAGCTCTATCCCATCAAATCTGCCAAAGGCTGATTTACACCATAATTTTCCATTGAATTTCTCTTAATTTGCCCAGTCAAAATTTTCCTCGACCTCCTGGGGCTCACCGCCCTCCACCTGGAGCTCTGGGTTTTTCACGCTGACCTTTGAGCCTGCCGGGACAGACTGGGTGATAAAGCAGTTCCCGCCGATGATGGAATCATGCCCGATAACGGTCTCGCCGCCCAGAATAGACACGTTGGAGTAAATAGTCACATTGTCCTCAATGGTGGGGTGGCGCTTATGCCCGCGCAGGTTCTGGCCGCCTCGGGTAGAGAGGGCCCCCAGGGTAACGCCCTGATACAGCTTGACATAGTCGCCGATAATGGTGGTCTCACCGATGACAATGCCGGTGCCGTGGTCCATAAAAAAGTATTTTCCAATGGTGGCGCCTGGGTTGATGTCGATGCCGGTGCGGCTGTGGGCGTATTCGGTCATCATTCTCGGTATGATCGGCACGCCCAGCTGATAGAGCTCATGGGCGACACGGTAGACCATCATGGCAAACACGCCGGGATAGGAGAAGATGATCTGATCCTTATCCGCCGCGGCGGGGTCGCCGTCATAGGCTGCCTGTACGTCCTGGGCCATGTGGGTTCTGATCTTTGGCAGGGTCTTCATAAAGGCGCAGCTGATCTGCGCGGCCTCGTCGGCCACGGCCTGCACCTGGTATTTTTCGGAATTTTCATACTTGCGCATGAGGCAGAGGCGGATCTGCTTGTGCAGCCTTTCCTCAATCCGCATTAAAATATCCCCGATATAGTATTGGATGGTACAGTTAAAGAGCTCCCGGCTGCCGTAATGCCTTGGGTAAAACAGCTCTCTTATATCACACAAAATGCCAATGATTTCGTTTCTGTTTGGCAGCGCTGTGGAGGTATAAGTGGTGTAGGCGTCATCCTCATGATAGCTCTCCACCATTTCCTGGGTCAGCGGCGTAATACATTGATTAAATTCTCTGCTCACTGGTTCTTCCTGCTTTCCTGATTTCCTGATTTCATACTTGTTCTATCAATTAAATATGTGATTAATATTGTACCGCTTTTGCATGAAAACGTCAATGGCTGGCCAGCTAAAATCCCCTTCTATTTCCCTATACTTCAAAGGGAATTACCGAGTCCAGCAGTTTTTTGGCATAGGGGTTCTGTACCTGAGCCAGCTCACCGCTCATGCGTTCCTCCACAATGCGCCCTTTATATAGGAAGACTATTTTATTACAGAGGTGGGCGACGGCCTGCAGGTCGTGGGCCACAAACAGATAAGTCATGTTCATCTCGACCCGCAGCGTGTGCAGCAGGGTCATGATCTGGGCCTGAACCGACACGTCCAGTGAGCTGATGGCCTCGTCCAGAACGATGAACCGGGGGCTCGTGGCAATGGCCCGGGCGATGCACACCCGCTGAAGCTGACCGCCGGACAGCTCGTGGGGATAGCGTTCCTTAAAGGCCTCGGGCAGGCCGACCTTTTCGAGCAGCGTGTCGATCTGCTGGTCCTCCGGCCTTTTTCCAAGGGCCAGCAGCGGCTCCGCAATGGCCTCCCTCACAGTGAACTGCCCATTGACCGAGGAGGTATAGTCCTGGAAGACAACGCTCATTTTGCCCCGGTTCTGGGCGAGCCATGTCTTAACGGGCTTACCCTCGATAAAAATACCGCCGCTGCCCTTATCGGCTTTTTCAAGGCCAAGGATCAGGCGGGAGAGGGTGCTCTTGCCGCTGCCGCTCTCCCCGATCAGGCCCACGCACAGGCCCTCCTCGATGTTAAAGCTCACGCCCTCCAGCACCTTGAGTCGGCCCCCGCTAAAGCCCTCGCCCACCTTCAGGTAGCTCTTGTGCACATCCTTAATTTCTACCAGGTTCTTCATGGCGCGCCTCCTTTTTCATGGCTTTTTTAAAGGAATCGGTGATCATGAGCCGGGTATCGATCAGATACCGGGTATAGTCGTTCTGAGGGTTTCTAAACACTTCCTCTGCCCTTCCAGCCTCCACACCGCAGCCCTTTTCCATGACAAACAGATCGTCACACAGGCGCTTGACCACGCCTAAATCGTGGGAGATAAAGATGAGCGCCGTACCTGTCTCCTGCCGCAGCAGTTCAAAGGCCTCCACCACCTGCTGCTGGTTTACGGCGTCCAGAGCTGTGGTTGGCTCATCCGCAATGATGACAGCCGGCTTCATGGCCAGGGCGATGGCGATCATGCAGCGCTGAAGCATGCCGCCGGATAATTGGTGCGGGTACTTCCTGACTACCTGCTCCGGGTCCCGTATATTCAGGGCTGCCAGCACCTCAGGCGCCAGGGCTTTCGCGTCCTTTTTGTCCATTTTCAGATTCTGCGCAAAGGTCTCGGCCATCTGGGTGCCCACACGTGCCAGGGGATCAAAAGCTGTCATGGCGTCCTGGAGGATCATACAGATTTCCCGTCCCCGGATATGTCTCAGCCGGCTCTCCTCCAGTCCGATCAGCTCTGTCTCACAGTCCTTTTGTGTAAACAGCGCAGAGCCAGTGGTCTTAAGCCAGGGATTTAACAAACCGAGCACTGCCCTCGCCGTCATGGATTTGCCGCTGCCGCTCTCGCCCACAATGCCCAGGCAGCTGTTCGCCCTCAGCTCAAAGCTCAGCTTGTTCACAATGACCTCGCCACCGCGCACATCGGTGACACTCAGGTCCTTTACACGCAGCAGACCGCTCATGACACCACCGCCTTTTTGCGCGCGAAGATGGATCTGCGCCTGCGCTTAAAGCCTTTGTCCAGCTTTGGATTCATGGCCTCCTCAATACCGTCGCCTAAAAAGTTAAAGGCCGCCACCACCAGAAAAATAGCGATCCCCGGCGCCAGCATCTGGCCGGGGTTGGTGGTCATGACGTTCTTGGCCTCGTTCAGCATCATGCCCCATTCCGCGGTGGGCGGCTGGACCCCAAGGCCCAGAAAGGACAGGGCGGATATGTTTAAGATAATGGCCCCGGTATCCAGCGTTGCCAGTACAGCGATCTCACCAAAAGCGCCCTTAATCAGATGCTTTCTGATAATATAGCCGGTGCTGCACCCCGCTACACGGGCAAACCGGATGTCATTTTTATCCATAAAACGGATCACAATGCCCCGGACCATGCGCACATACCAGGCCCACTTGGCGATGATGGTGGCGATGACAATGTTAAAGATGCCTGTACCCAGCATCCCCACAATGGCTAAAATCATGACCTCGCTGGGGAAGGACAGCATCATGTCGCACACGCGCATGATCACCTCGTCCACCACGCCTCTGAAATAGCCTGCAATCACACCCAGCGCCACCCCGATACCAATGGTGCAGAGCATGGTGACAATGGATAAGAGCACGGTAATCCGGCCGCCGTACAGAATACGCGAAAGGGTATCCCTTCCCAGCTGGTCGGTTCCAAACCAGTGTGCCAGAGACGGCCCCTGGAATTTCATGACGATATTCTGAGCGGTCGGATCATAGGGCGCAATGACTGGCGCCAGGACCGCGGCCAGAATGACCAGCAGCAAAAATACCGCGCTGGCCACAGCCAGCCGGTCAGCCTTAAAGCGTTTGAAAAATCCGGTCATGTTACACCTCCTGCCGCATCCGCGGGTCCATGAGCGTGGTGATGATATCCACAGCAAAATTACAGACAACAAAAAGCACTGCCATGATGAGCACATAGGCCTGGATCA containing:
- a CDS encoding serine O-acetyltransferase; its protein translation is MSREFNQCITPLTQEMVESYHEDDAYTTYTSTALPNRNEIIGILCDIRELFYPRHYGSRELFNCTIQYYIGDILMRIEERLHKQIRLCLMRKYENSEKYQVQAVADEAAQISCAFMKTLPKIRTHMAQDVQAAYDGDPAAADKDQIIFSYPGVFAMMVYRVAHELYQLGVPIIPRMMTEYAHSRTGIDINPGATIGKYFFMDHGTGIVIGETTIIGDYVKLYQGVTLGALSTRGGQNLRGHKRHPTIEDNVTIYSNVSILGGETVIGHDSIIGGNCFITQSVPAGSKVSVKNPELQVEGGEPQEVEENFDWAN
- the opp1C gene encoding nickel/cobalt ABC transporter permease, with translation MTGFFKRFKADRLAVASAVFLLLVILAAVLAPVIAPYDPTAQNIVMKFQGPSLAHWFGTDQLGRDTLSRILYGGRITVLLSIVTMLCTIGIGVALGVIAGYFRGVVDEVIMRVCDMMLSFPSEVMILAIVGMLGTGIFNIVIATIIAKWAWYVRMVRGIVIRFMDKNDIRFARVAGCSTGYIIRKHLIKGAFGEIAVLATLDTGAIILNISALSFLGLGVQPPTAEWGMMLNEAKNVMTTNPGQMLAPGIAIFLVVAAFNFLGDGIEEAMNPKLDKGFKRRRRSIFARKKAVVS
- a CDS encoding ABC transporter ATP-binding protein, which produces MSGLLRVKDLSVTDVRGGEVIVNKLSFELRANSCLGIVGESGSGKSMTARAVLGLLNPWLKTTGSALFTQKDCETELIGLEESRLRHIRGREICMILQDAMTAFDPLARVGTQMAETFAQNLKMDKKDAKALAPEVLAALNIRDPEQVVRKYPHQLSGGMLQRCMIAIALAMKPAVIIADEPTTALDAVNQQQVVEAFELLRQETGTALIFISHDLGVVKRLCDDLFVMEKGCGVEAGRAEEVFRNPQNDYTRYLIDTRLMITDSFKKAMKKEARHEEPGRN
- a CDS encoding YcjF family protein, which encodes MSDIKVKNFDFQRELEKVAAGIRKPNILICGATGAGKSTVVNWIFGKNVAATGTGRPLTRGITEYSSEETSVNLFDTEGYEIGEEKISAYRDNVEKWIEERREGGLAGQIHEAWYCISAANKRVTDMDISVVQTLLEKNIPTVVVLTQLDCVDYEEYREMFRAVTENCNVHCFATSAHEDQYIQEVMEPYIEWEALIDWAIRELDDSLKEGFIGSLAGHVQKKQELVTKKIIPIYTTAAAGVAATPIPFSDAVLLEPIQVSMAMHILRTYGLDKVSEELISFVGSLVVTQAGRMLAQSLTAGVLKMIPGVGTAAGIAVNTVVASTFTAAIGAALSQSCANYSKAVFEGSKPQSYPEFFDSAILSGFVESWLKEHKNGKDT
- a CDS encoding ABC transporter ATP-binding protein, encoding MKNLVEIKDVHKSYLKVGEGFSGGRLKVLEGVSFNIEEGLCVGLIGESGSGKSTLSRLILGLEKADKGSGGIFIEGKPVKTWLAQNRGKMSVVFQDYTSSVNGQFTVREAIAEPLLALGKRPEDQQIDTLLEKVGLPEAFKERYPHELSGGQLQRVCIARAIATSPRFIVLDEAISSLDVSVQAQIMTLLHTLRVEMNMTYLFVAHDLQAVAHLCNKIVFLYKGRIVEERMSGELAQVQNPYAKKLLDSVIPFEV
- a CDS encoding sugar transferase gives rise to the protein MIYQKYIKRILDFSLSTVGLVILSPVYGILVIAIKADSKGPILFKQKRVGIHKQLFNIYKFRTMSIDTPKDTPTHMLKNPDQYITKVGRFLRKTSLDELPQIFNIIKGEMSLIGPRPALWNQEDLIAERDKYKANDIRPGLTGLAQISGRDELEIPVKAKLDGQYVKNISFPFDCKMFFKTITSVLKNEGVQEGGTGAMGIEEDLK
- a CDS encoding GTPase family protein, yielding MEKTLDANVLILGKTGSGKTALFNYIFGRNVYATGAGRPVTGMGIYEEAVTLSPDFTLHLYDSWGLEADKARDWKQLIDDTLKAHDVPEITEWFHTIIYCISAKAARVEDFDLEIIESLRQGGNQVIVALTHADVAGGQDNLMTMLQTIAQSGHVPEEDILPVNSQSKTLLTGKKTQAYGREAIISRIKAGLLSAISQKIPHIFEEEGREIIETWYTRCCYRIDADLRKPGGISSHKEKERNRLFTAYAEEAQSDIEQSYDTLISEAYRYYWKFCDHLEQNPVGFAKKPRKPLEALRMKLHLTDALQAAGDNIGQFFQGLFKKEKRTAKHDAFAQFYRKGLAKYREQLYQMLKEYTRKMKAELCAYYKIVQSPE